In the genome of Lathyrus oleraceus cultivar Zhongwan6 chromosome 4, CAAS_Psat_ZW6_1.0, whole genome shotgun sequence, the window TATAATGCTAACAAGATTGAATAAGGTTCATCATTgcacaacctaacctagagaacTTAACTACTCGTAGTTAAAATCATAATATCAATTGAATAAAGAAGAATAACATGTGAATTCCCTTGGAGGATTGACCTTCAATGGCTTTCAATGCTCTTAAAATAGCTCTTTGATGTTGTAAAATCGTGCTCCCAGTGTCAAATTTCataacccttgtgaaagtgcaTAATTTCTCCTTTAAAGGCGCCAGAGTGGACCAGAACGCGTCAGAAAAAGACCCCAAAAATTGACCATCGCGCGCACAATGAAGCTTTTAATGCCATATTGTGTGCGCGATGGTGTGCGATGGTGGATCTGATTATTTCCGAAGCTTCACTCTTTTTTGcaatttcactaagtccacaatttgCACACTTAGCTATTTTCCTTCATTATTTGGCCATTCCTTCTCATATTTGCTCGACTTTCACTTGTTTTACTCATATTCTTCGACTAAATACATGCAATGACGGATTGCCATCAGTAACTTTGAGGTTGAAGAAGAGTCTAAAGGTGAATCTGACTCTGAAGGTAAATCTGATTTTGATCCAGATTCTGATGATGATCCATAATCTGGTGGTAATCATGTCTCTGAAGGTGGTTTGACCTCTGAAGATAGTCCAACATCTGAAGAAGATTCTGGACAATTTtagagaccacaaagaatcagatAAACACCAAAAAGATTTGCAGAGTTCGACATGTTGCAAGATAATGGGATAGACTCTAAAGGGAAAGTCATTtagtgtgccatgttagtagactctgaactAGTAAGTACATAAGAAGCTCTCAAGAAGAAAGTATGGTTGAAGGACACGAAAGAAGAACTTaaggctatagaaagaaacaagacttgaGAGTTGACTGAGCTTCCAAAAGGACAAGAAATCCATCATTATCAGATGGATTTATAAGGTGAAACTAAAGCCTGATAGATCAATTGGAAAAaataaagcaaggttggtagctAGAGGATTTCTAGAACAATTTGGACTAGATTACTTTGAGGTGTTTTCTCCTGTagctagacatgaaacaatcagactGATGATTTCTATAGTTGCTAACAGAAATTGGCCTCATGTGAAATATGCATTTCTGAATGATCCTTTGTAAGAGGAAgtttatgtgtcacaacctcctggatttgtgaaaaagaatcaggaaaGGATGGTGTACACGTTGCATAAAGTCTTGTATGGACTGAAataagctcctagagcttggaatctgaaaattgattcgTTTTTCAAGCTTCAAGGATTCAGGAAATGTGATATGGAGTGTATGGTGTTTATGTTTAGCATACATCTATAGCAATATGAGTATGGTCTAGGAATTGATGACATATTGTTAACATGGAATTGTTCATATGAGATAGCTAAGTTTAAGAAGGTGATGATGAATGAGTATGAAATGACTGGTCTAGGAAATAAGACATATTTTATAGGGATGGAGATTGTGTACTCTTATAAGAGTAGAATCCAGTATCCtctgaagtatgaacttgagtTCTAAAGAGATTTGAGTTGATCAATTGCAAGTATGCAATCACACCTGCTAAAACAAATCACAAGTTGAATTCTGATGTTGAGGAtgatgatgtagatgctacaacttTTAAACAGTTGATAGGCTCATTAAGATATCTTTGTAATACCATACCAGATATTTTCTATGCAATTGAAAGGGTGAATAGGTTTATGAGCAAACCAAAATGATCACATTACCAAGATGTTGTTAGGATACTGAGGTATGTTAAGGGGACTCTAAAGTATCGAATTCTGTTCTCTTCTTGTGTTGAAACTTAGTCAGAGCTGATATGCTATTGAGGCTCTGATTagtgtggagacagagttgagAGAAGAAGTACTTATGGATATTTCATCAAGTATCTGGGAGGTCTCATTTCTTGGTGCTCCAAGAAGCAACTAGTGATTGcattgtcaacttgtgaagctgagTACATTGCAAGTGTTTTGACTGTTTTTCAAATATTGTGGTTTCTAAACTTGCTGCAAGATCTGAAGATCAAAGTGAGCAAGTCTGtgaagttgatgattgataacaaAAATAGCTATAAGCCTTGCCAAAAGTCCAATACTGCATGGAAGGAGTAAGTACATTGACACAAAAATTTATTTTTTGAAAAACTAAATTCAAAATGAGGTGCTTGAAGTTATTCATTGTAGCACTCAGAAGCTGCCGACATATATTCTAATCAAAGCAATCAAGATTAGACACTTTATCCAACTGAGGAATGAAATTGATATTATTGAtttttgattatttgatttttgaTTAGACACTTTATTCAAGAGTTACTCAATTCAGTCAAATTATTTAAAAGAATTGACGGTTGCAAATTAAAGAGGAAAAATATACTAAAGTACAGACAGACAACAAAGTAAGCTTGTATAAAACGATAACAGAGTGGGTGCATTTGAGGAGCAGAATATCTTTTAGCACCAAAGTTAATTTTAACATGACATTTCACATGTTTAAGGGTTTCTTGCAGATTACATATATAAAGTACAACATACAACAGCTTAAGGGTTAAGACTTGAGACTAAATATCAAAAGAAGGGGCCATAATTATCTGTTCACTATCTCTGCTAATTAGTGGAGATATGTTGCTTGATACTGATAACCATTTCCGAAGTAATTTCCAGGATTAGGAGAGACGTTATAGGTTGCCGAACTCAGGAAAGGGGTGCAGTGATTTTCAGTTGGGCCAGGGTACAAATAAGGTTGGTTATACACATATTGAGGGTACCTGTCAGCAACTCTAGCAAAGGAGGTTTTGTCAGAAGGAACGTTAGTGACACGAGGACCATATCCCACGCCATTAGCACGAGGCCTCTTTGGTTGAGGTTTTGTTACTTCAGTTTCTCGCTTCTTGTCGGCCTTGGCTTTCTCTAGTTGGATCACTTGTTTCTGGAGAGGATCCATAGGATACTGCTTATCAAGCTTATGTTCTTCAATGCACTTGATTACGGCCTTAAGAGCAAACAGCTCTCTTTCATTAACCTCAATCTGAGACAAATAGAAAGTTATTAGGAATATTCACACACACGCACACACTTACAAACACATTTCCATAATCAGACATCAAGATAAATATTGAAGATATGTTTCATTCTAGTTATTTTGGAGCATAAAGATAAAGAGGGACACAACGAAAATAACAAAATATATGCTTTTCTACTACAAAGCATTGGATACATTCCTAAGGCAAATCCAAGATGATAATTGATAGAGAATGCCTTCCACTTTTTTCCGGTGGCCATACAATGATACAACAGAGTAAACAACTTATGTTATCTACATAATCATCAGATTCATCACCTGTCCCGAAAGCCACATAAGCCACCACCCGTCCTCACAGCCACAGAAGCCACTATTCATAGCAGTATAGAGCTTCTGTTAGTCCCTGCGAGGGAATCTGAGCTACAGCCAAACCACCCAGTTGAAAGAAGTACACTAGACCGCATAAAAACAGCAGAAATAACTGCTTGATGACAGTTAGATTGGGAAATAACTAGTCGTAGAACTACTTAATGGCAGTTATGATTGCATACGTTATTGTTGGCAGTATATGTGATAGTAGGGTGTGCATCATGTATGTGATCTTAAGCGCTATTGTGGGCAGAGAATACCATCTGTAGGAGACTTTGGTCTCTGGGGCAAGTAAGTGTATTGCAGTACACTACTGTGCATGATTTCTGTGTTCGATTCAATGATATGACCATTAAGTTATCTCTCCTGTGCAGACTCTAACACGGACACCGGGACACGACCCAACACGGACACTCCGACACCGATATGTCAAAAACATAGGATACCGACATCGTCACATATATATGATATTATTTAACATTCATTTATCCATCTATTATtaaaaaagtgaaaaatattataattaaaattGATGTCTTTAATTCTGCattgataacattgttgcaatACATGTTTAACTCTTTTAGATGTGTAAGATTTATCCAAAAATTTAAAAAGTGCGTTGAagcaaagaaaaaaaaacaattttttcaAACACTTGTCTAAATTGTCTAACATGTGTTATGTGTGACATACAGACGTCAGACACTGATTCAAAGAGTGTCGAAAcaaacaaaataaacatttttggGGGGACACTTGTTTGACTTTTCTACACTTGTAAGACTTTTCCGATACGTGTCTTACGGGTTTCATACAAGTGTCGGACACCGAAGCGTGTCAGGCACCCGCAACATGCCTACCTTTAGAGGTGTCCGTGCTTCATAGCTCTAGCGCACCCACATTATCTTCGAGAAACCCACAATATAAGCATAGGAACTCAACTTAAAGCAAAGAAATCCGAGTCAGATTACAAATCAGAGTTTATGATCTAAATTAGTGAAGCTAGGCTAGCTCGTTGAGAACGGTTTCCTCTCTTCTTTAACAAATGCAAAGTCACTttacttttgttttacttttgaTAACAAATGAAATTCATTATGGCAAAGAGAAAAATGAATTCAGAGTATGGAGATGAGATCATACAACCACCACCAAGGCTTTTTTCCCACTAGGTGAGGTTGACTACAAAGATCAACCGGTGCCATaatgttttattttgaataaTTATAAAAGTCCAAATCCTTCGTAATGATTTGGCCTATAGGTTGCCCCTTCCTCTATATCTTATTAATGGATTATCCTACGTCTAATCTTTAGGTGCCCTACACCCATGTCCAAACTACCCAAGGCAAGACCCTATCAACTTATCCACAATATGTACAACCCTAAATTTCTCTCTAATGGTTTATTGTCTTGTAACCATTCATCCTTCATAGCATTCTCATGCTAACTGAATTGGCTATCTTGTAGGCTAGCTTCTTATCGCTGAATATTCAATCCTATATAACAATACAAGTCTTATCACTGTGTTAAAATTCTCTTTCAAGTATGAGTGGGGCACCTTTTCATCACAAATTATGTCTTGAGGCATTTCTGCTTGAATCCTGTGATTTGTATCTACTATTCCCCATCCTTTGGCATGAATGACCCAAAATACTTAAACCACACAACTCTAAATTTACATTTCACATACTCGATTTTACTTCTCTAAAAACTTCCATTCTCTACACTATGGTTTACTTGACATGAATTAACTCCCTCAAAAGTTGATGTGGTCAATTGTTACGCAAGTCCTCGTGAATATGGTTTTATATCTATTTAGCCCTCTCACAAAAAGAGACCTTTTAGGTTGACAGACAAACATTGCATAAATCTATCTACCTTGTGTTGAGTTCAACTTTTACATAAAAGAATGGGGTTGATAAGGATCAAACTCTAGCCCACTTGGTCATAAAAGCTTCAATACCATGACATGAACCAATTCTTCAAAAACTTAATTGTTAGGCGAAAACGCATGCATGGTTTTACTTCCATGTTTTTGTAAACTCATGAATGGTTTCATCCACGCCAAATTGTGGCAGAGTACTGTTGCAAAATCTCAACATGTGCGAGTTAATTTAACCATAGTGGAGACGAAACATATTAAAATTAGGAAATAACTCCTGGGATTGTTCCTCAATAAGTATAGTATCTGACTTGACAATTCATTCCCACATTattctaaaaaaaattataatacGGTCAATCGATTGCAACTAACTGACAAACTTTATCACAAATGTACAAGTCAGAAGAACTATACAATACTAGTTCATAGCACTAGTTCAAATCATTAAAAGAAAACAACACAAGGAATGATCACTGAATATAGTGAACACTGAAAAACTTACCTGTGCAGTGGAAGATGAGTTTACACTCTTGACTGGAGTAGAAGTTTTCTTAGCATCATTCAGATAAGACTTCAGCAAAGGAATAGGTGAAAATTGTTCTGCAAGACCAAATGCAAAAGCCAAGTTAACAGCATCAATTTGCCGCCCACTGTTTACTAAAACTTCAATTACACCTGCACATCAAAAGTAAAATGAATCGTTTCAATTTACATTAAACcggaaaatatttaaagaaacCTAAGAAAGCAACTTTATCATAATGTAAATCCAGAAACATATTTaaagaaaaaggaaaatgaacatgAGATAATTAGGAGAAAACTTAGTGCATAAAAATTGAACATTATAAAAATAAGAGAGCCGGTACATACCAGGCATCTTCTCCGACAACCCAAGGCACCGGCATAAATCAGCAGTTTGGCGACGCCGAGATACCATGGGAATCAGCCTGGATAACTCCTCCTCGTTAAAATCAGAGGCAATACCAAAACTGGCTAGAAGTTGCAAAAATGCATGAGCCTCCAAGGAATTTCCATTGCTAGCATCAATATCAAGAGTATCCAATCTTGGTTTCCACTCTTCAGCAACTGCCTTTGCCCTATCCTTAACATCTTCAGAAACCACATTAGAATCAGAACCCAAATCAGTTAGGAAATCACTTAGACATTCCAGCAGCATGATACTGGTTCGGCGAAGACCCAACAAGTTAGCGTCCTTCTTTATATCCTGATTTGACACTTCGGTGGAATAAAACCCTTCCAAAGAATCTAAAACTAGACGGGCAGCATTAGGAGCAGCTTTTAATGCAAGTGGTATTTCCTCCCTTACAGCAGCAAGGTTCTTGCGATTGTCAGATATAAATTTGTGAAGTCCAGCTGAATCTATCTCTTTGCATAGTTTTACCAACTCTGGATAAGACATCATGTCCACATTTCCATTTTCAGGAGAATGTTTCAGACTTTCTAAGTTAGCTTCACCCCCAGTGGACACAACATCCTCAGGTTTCTCCTCGACACTTGGTGGGCCTTGAATCCCATTAAAGACAATACCCAAATCCTTTGATGAAACCTTCCTGTATTTTTCTCGGGCATTTACAATGGTGAATACAGCAACATCTCTTTTCTCTTGAAGACTCTGCAGCGAGGCTTGCTCCTTGGCAAAAGCAGCCGCTTCCTGTTTCTCCAACATTTCACGAGcttttcttgttttgttttcaaATACTTTTTCTTGGTCTTCGAGTTCATGAAAGCGCCTCTTCAAGGATTTCTCCAGCCCGTGAAAATGTTCCTCTAATTCTTTCCATTTCAAGTTAAGAGTTACAGCTCGGTAACTTTCGAGTTCAGCAAAAGCCTTTTGCAGCTGTTGTATCTTTGAAGATGTAGAGTCCATCATTTTAGTAACCGAATCTTTGTCCTCCATAGCAAAGAAGCTGAACAAAACAATGATATAAAAATCAAAGTTCAACTTATATAACATCCAAATGAGTACAATTGCAATAATATCAAAACCCTCTAGCTAAACCTAACATTATGCATAAAATAAGGCTAAACTAAACAGGCATTTTGGTTCCTAAATGTGTGAGGCAATGTCACTATAGTCCTTTAATGTATCAAATTACAAACACATGCCTAAACGTCCCCTTAGTTTTTACTAGTTTTGTCCTTGAATGTATTATTCGTAGGTCAATTTTAGTACATAAAATTATTAACAAAAGATACATTTGAATGATGATGTGTTTGTAATTTCAAACATTCATGAACTATTGTGAGTTGTGACCTATGAAGCATGGACACCTCTAGAAGCAGTCGTGTCGCGGTGTCCGACACTTGTATGACACCCGTACGACTCGTGTCGGAAAAGTCAAACAAGTGTTTccaaaaaattaattttttttctttgcTTTGACACATTTTGAATCGGTGTCCGATACCCATATGACACTCATACAACACGTGTCCGATAATTCAAAAGTTTTCTTTAAAAAACTTGTGTTTTTCTTTTCCTCAACACACTTTATACATTTTCTAGACAAATTTTTCGCACAGGTTAAACATACATTGAAGCAATGTTATCAATGAAGAATTAAAgatattaattttaattagaatATTTGTATCTCTTTTGATATTAGATGAATAAATGAAACTCAAATACTATAACACATATGGCAGTGTCGATGTCCTAGGTTTTTGACATATCGGTGTTGGAGTGTCCATGTCCGTGTCGTGTCGCGGTGTCTGTGTTGGAATCTTTGCTTCATAGGTTGTGACCAATGAAGCACGGACACCAGAAAAACGATACCGATACTGACACGTTGATCCCAATAATAATTTGAGAAAATGAATAAATCAAATGTAATCAATCACAAGTTGGAGTCAATTTCGAACACCAACGATGACCCTGACACACATTTTTTTAGAGATGTTAGTGCCACATACACTTTTTCAGAGGTGTCGGTGTTACATAGGTTGGGTTGTGACAGCACCTCACGCTCTCAAAAGGCCAAAATGGTAGTTTACCCGAAAATAGTTGACTACATACACCTACCTAAAATGGTAAGCTCCGAGTACAAGCAAAGTACAAACTCAAATTTTCAACCTAAGTTCCCTAATTTTAAAATCATATTAAAAAACCTACCCCAAAATCCTCAAGTAATCTCTCACTAAAACTTCCTATGATACAATCAAAATCAACTTCCAGAATTCATAACAAATTAAGTCAGAAAACTAAAAAgtaaaaaccataaaaatgaaataattacAGAACATAGCAGAATTCATGTGCAACAATCAAGCGatgaagaaaataaagctgatCTAAGCTGATAACGATAAAATGAAACGAAAAAACCAACGAGAGTGGAACAAACGAAGAGTTACCTGAATAGTATGAAGGAAAATAGTGAGAGAATGATGAATTTTCAATCCATTCTCTCTCTAAAAGTACAACCCTAGGAGAGAGAAACAGAGAAGAAAAAGATGAGAGTAACGATTGAGTATAGTACTGTCTCTCTCTTTCTTCATTCTTTCTTTTctgatgataataataataataataatggcTACCACCTTGTTACTTTTTTCCCACGCTTTTTCTAATAGTTTATAATTTTTTCGCACGCTTTTTAACTCCTATCTCTTATTATATTTCTTTTTAAAAAATGCTATATTCATTATTTCTTctcaaaattaaattaaaaataaatataatacTTTTATACTTTATTTTAATATAATATTATATAAAATGATTTAGTTCATATGGTGTCtatataaataatttttaagGTTAATGATTTGTTCATTCAATCTCATCTTCACATGCATATGTTATAATAAAAATGGATTCTTGATAAAAAAAAAATAACTTTAAAAATTACTgttttaattatatatatattcAATTGCAGTTAAACATGGATGCTTGGATGATACTGAAGTCATATTCTATAATTCAGGGATTTAATTCTCCTAGGAACtttttataataaataatatatatatatatatatatatatatataatatatatatatatatatatatatatatatatatatatatatatatatatatatatatattatatatatatatatatatatataataatgatTTATCATATTACTAAAGTCTACCATCCAAATTTTTTAGGCCCTATTTTTTTTAGATCTTGACTTGAGGCCTAGTTGCCCTATTGATAATGTCATAGAAAATCTGAATGAAAGAGTTATCATCATATCCATAGATATGTTTGTGAACTCTTGTTTCATTTCCAAGATTGAACATaagaatgtgaaagaagctcTGGCAGATGAATATTGGATAAATGTCATGCAAGAAAAACCGAGTCAATTCGAAAGAAACAATGTTTAAGAGTTAGTTCCCAAACTTGAAGATTTAATGTCATTGGTACAAAATGGATATTTAAATTAGATATTTATTAAATTTTCATGTTGAGTTGTGTGAAAAAAGAATAATTGAAAAAATTTTTATAAAAAGtgttttatctattccacctcTTTTGTAGACATTGCTGACCAGAAACTCGGATAATCTTTTATACCAAGTTTTTGGAATTTGCTTCAATCCATAAAGAGTTTTCTTTAACTTGTACACATGATCAGAAAAGTTGGGATCAATGAACCTTTTAGGTTGTTCTACATAGACTTATTCATTAAGATACTCATTCAGAAAGACACTTTTAACATCTATTTGGTACAATATGAATTTCATCATGCATGAAATTTTCAGTAGCAATCTaatggactcaagtctagcaattggagcaaatgtttcatcaaaatcaactCCTTCTATTTAAGTGTAACCTTGAGCAACAAGTCTTGTCTTGTTCCTTGTGACATTTCCACCCTCATGTAATGATGCATGAAAGGTGACGACTAACCAGTGCATGCATGTGTGCCAATAAGAATTGGACTTTTGGAGGTACCAAGCAAGGTTGGACTTTTATTGCAGATGTTTGATTTTCAAGGCTTCATGCTATAGGAATATGCCAGATGAATGTAATGATATGCATGGCTTACAATAGAATGAAGtgacatgactaatgcatgagAATGATCTATGTAAAGACTCGAAGGCTTCCAAAGATGCCACTACGGTGGGTATTGTATGGAAGGTCCCTTTGCAACAAAGCTTCTTTGACAAAAGGCAAAAGGTTATTTGACGGGGTGATAACATGATTTCTGGacactcgtcttaaactcaattTGTTGATGCATTACCGAGTTTTTGTTTGAGCAACCTGAAAGTCTAGAGAGGACTTGCCCTTTGTGGCTCTCTTGCCCCAGTCTATTGGGTCTTTGCAGATGTTCTCCTCACATGGAGTTTGGAAGCAACCAACCATAGTATGACCTTGAGATGGATTTCCTCAATGGTTTGAATTTTGTAATGGTTATTGACTAACCGTACCTTGGAGTGGTAAACTTTTGATTGATTGACATTTGAAGAGTTGGACTCAACTGAGCTCTTTTAGGTGGCTTGCCCCTCTATGAGTCTTGCAAGGATTTGTTCTTTGACTAAATGACTCTTGGGGTGATCGACTTGGATTGAACGATTCTTAAAGTGATTTGCCTCTAACTGGACTTCTTTCACATGATCAAATTCCTCAACTGGCTATGCATTATTGAGAATCCTTTGATACTAAATGCTGACCTGTAAATAAAACTATTCATTCAAAAATAGTAATTTTAATGCAATGAAAAATGCAAATTTTGAAATCAATCATTATTGAAATGATGGTGATATAGAATAAACGGGTCAATGATCAGGACACGATGATGTTCTAGCCATTCACCGAGTGAAAGATGATGTGATCGACACAAATGATTAGCAAAGATCTTTTGGAGccaggttaacacaaccttgttatagtatgaTTTCAAAATAAACTCTGCCTAAATTAGGTCctttaagggttgtaacgtggtctggttcacggtttttgAATAAAAGAATATGAGGCAAAAAATTAAGTTTAACCTGCCCCTTCTTCTTGATGACTTCCAGTCCTACATTTAAATAAATTGACACATGCATTTAaacttccaagagggttcgaaggtaTGATGGTAAAGATGAAGATTCAagatgagattttcttgaaatggcagtcaccatattttgtttttgttgaggatttgaTGACCTCTATTTTTGtttttgatccctaattttttcctggaccgcttctttgaagttttcagtccaccgggatgccctaattttttcctaagtcgtCCTTTGTGGTATTCGACTTAGCGgactttttctttcattttatatgaaagattgtgactgccatgttattggtggatgaggatcaaccaatATTTTCTCTTGGATATTTCATAACTTCTTCGACATTTCAGTTATGTGTGAATGGAAGCATGTGGTTGAACCTCTTTGGAGGGTGTGTAGAGATGGGCAGATTCTCTTTGAATATTAAATGCACAttcaaactatctgaacacaactacctagcccctggttaagattaaagttttatttttaaaaatctGAAAGAAACACCAAGTTCTAGGCTCAAAGCGGTTGACTAGGGACTAACTCCTTATCTCTTTGGTttttggggatttgaaacaatgtctTACATCATATGAAAAGTTCTACTCgaaagcataccacaacaatttcaaGTATATGGTTTTCATCATCCTCTctcaaatctttgctaaaacaacagtttgaaaaagaaatgaaagggagaaaatatttttgtaagaAGGCCACGAGACTGAAATAAACCAaactcattgtaagaaggcccaatAGTAAGCCACATGACCGAAAACCAACCGAAATTGAAAGCAAAATAAATTTTGCTCTAAGCTAACTTAAAGTAGACTCATGTACAAATCACTCTTGTAAGAAGTCGAGCAACAAGGATATTGCAAAGTCGAATTTACAACGCAAAGAGAAATCTAGAAACTCGATGAACTATGTACTATTTACACTATGTTATAGAAAATCAGGAGCACCTCGACATAATCGGGTCAAAATCTATATGCATCACAATATTCAACAAGTAACTAATAAAATAATTACAGTATTTAACTAACAAACTAATAATATAATTACAATATTAGCTAAACACAAGATTCATCAAAATCAGTTAATTATAATAATCAACTTTTGTCAAGAtaaataaaatattcaaatgaaAATTATTTAAAAGTAATTTCCTAAAAAATTAGGCAAACTACAAGATGTTAATAACTTAATACAGATGCATGAACTAATTGAGAGTTCTCATGTCATTTTGAGTTAAATACATAGTAATCTAAGTAATCAACCAATGTATGCAAATAAGAAGCATCATTGAAGCAAAACTGGAATCAACTGGTTTGTTTgtagatccgaaaatttatttCGAATGACGTTATAGGCATTATACAGCATGAAAATGTATGCTATGATATGCAGAGATGAAAAAACTATGATGTACGTATCGATTCGGTGATTCATGGTCAAAATTAGGGTGTGACAGTTAGCACTAGTTTGTGAAACACTTTAAGACTCTCTTGCACAGTtaattgattatagtggatttatttCTTTGGTCTGAACAACTCGTAGTTTTTACTCTCATATTGATGGTTTTTCCATGTTAAAAATATCAGTGTTCTTTTGTGCTTTTGTTTGACTTTCCgtcttatatttgttgttgatcctcaagGTTCCTACAAGTCTAGAGAATTTTATATCTGCTGCATATTAGTCTGTTATTGTGACTTAATTTTCCATTAGAGTGGAATCAGAGCTCTTGGTTAAGTGCTATTTTACTTGTTTTAGTGATGTAGTCAAATACAAAGATGAAGATGATATCGTTGAATGGTTCTAATTACCATTTGTAGAAGGGCAAGATGAAATACTTACTATTTATGAAGAAATTGCATTTAACAATTTTTAGTTCGGCAAAGCCGAATTCAGTGTCTGATGAAGAATGTGAGTTTGAACATCAACATGTATGTGGTTTTATTTGACAATATGTAGAAGATAATGTTTATAATCATATTGCTAATGAGACACGTGTAAAAACTTTATGGAACAAGATAGAGTCCTTGTATGCCTATAAATTAGGGAATAATAAACTGTTCTTATTGAATAGATTTATAAATTTAAAGTATAAGGAGGGGACTTCTATTTCAGACCACTTGAGTGAATTTCAAGGGCTCCTTGATCATATGTCAGGAATGAGtatcaaatttgatgatgaacttTTGTGATTGTTTCTATTACTATCTTTACCAGAGTCTTGGGAGACGTTTCAGATTTCTATCATAAGTTCTGCTCCTAGAGGTGTTATTTCATTGGAAATGGCTAATAGTGTTATTCTTAATGAGGAGACGAGAAGGAAG includes:
- the LOC127076610 gene encoding FRIGIDA-like protein 3, with translation MEDKDSVTKMMDSTSSKIQQLQKAFAELESYRAVTLNLKWKELEEHFHGLEKSLKRRFHELEDQEKVFENKTRKAREMLEKQEAAAFAKEQASLQSLQEKRDVAVFTIVNAREKYRKVSSKDLGIVFNGIQGPPSVEEKPEDVVSTGGEANLESLKHSPENGNVDMMSYPELVKLCKEIDSAGLHKFISDNRKNLAAVREEIPLALKAAPNAARLVLDSLEGFYSTEVSNQDIKKDANLLGLRRTSIMLLECLSDFLTDLGSDSNVVSEDVKDRAKAVAEEWKPRLDTLDIDASNGNSLEAHAFLQLLASFGIASDFNEEELSRLIPMVSRRRQTADLCRCLGLSEKMPGVIEVLVNSGRQIDAVNLAFAFGLAEQFSPIPLLKSYLNDAKKTSTPVKSVNSSSTAQIEVNERELFALKAVIKCIEEHKLDKQYPMDPLQKQVIQLEKAKADKKRETEVTKPQPKRPRANGVGYGPRVTNVPSDKTSFARVADRYPQYVYNQPYLYPGPTENHCTPFLSSATYNVSPNPGNYFGNGYQYQATYLH